The region TACCCGTTAAATTAATGTGATTCAATCGTAACGGAATGTTTTCCGCAACTGAACATAATCCAGGTAATCCAAGATTGTTATTATGTAAAAATAAGGTTAACACACTAGAACAGTGAGAGGCAATGGACTGTAAGAGGGTGGTCAGTAGAGCTCCATTGACATCAGCGTCTTCAGTGAGGGTGTTAGAGAGCCCCAATAGCTCCAGGTTGATAAGAGCACCAGACTGTACAGCTGTCTCTAATGACTGTATGCCAGACACTCCAAGAGGATTGTGAGACAAATGCAGTTGCGTGAGGCTAGTGCAAGATGTGTGGATGAATGAAGACATGACGTCAGTGAAGTTGTTTTGATATAACGAGAGGTAATCTAAATCTGTAAAGGAAGCTGAGGCTCTCTTAAATAGATCAGCAACACCTTTGTCAGACAACTTAGTCTGCTCGAGGTGTAACTGTTGGACTTGCAGTTTACCATTTGCGTTTGAAAGTATGTCTGCTAGTTCCTTCAATAGCTTATCATCGATTGAACAATCACCTATTCTGATAACCAACGGCATGTTATCACATTTTTCAACATAACGAAAAACATAAAACTTAGCTACACAGTCAAAGGGAGAGTTGAAGTAACTGTCTAACAGATAGTTCCCAAACATTTCACAAATTCTTAGCACAAAGTTTGGAGCTTTGAAAGCCACCGTTTTTAAATCTTTGTGGAATAAATTTCGAACCGAAACATTACAAAATCTTATTGAAAGGCCTGGATCTGAAGCTTCAAAAGCCAAATGACATAAAGCCAAAACGTCGTGCTCTTTAGCCTTCAGAAATTGATTCATCAAACCATCATCCAAACTGATCACCTTATCACTACGACCATGATTTTTACTAGCAAGACCAAACATAAATCTCCACACCATGTTGAACCGGCCACTGTCAGCATGAGCCTTAACAACCTTTAGTTTCTCTTCATTGGGTAGAGTAGCAAGATGGAGGGCAGCCAAAAACTCCTGGATGGTCAGGTGAGCAAAATGAAAAGACAGGCCGTGACCAACAGGTAGAAGTGATCGTGCAGACTGCAACAGACCAAAGCAATGCAACTTGTCACCAACTTCGGGTAAGCGAGAGGACAATTCAGCTTCTGAGAAAACCAGCTGATCTAATAATAAGCACTCGTAGGCAAACTCACAAATCAACCAAAATGTGTTTTGTAGATCATTCGGAATCTCGTCAAATATATTTAGGCCAATCGGACTATTAGGGAATTTTTTCTTTATATTGCGAAGGATGATGTTAAGAACAATTTGAGTGTACAGCTCAGTTAGCGTACGAGGAAGCTCTTGGTCTAAAGTGTGCCACAAGTTACAAATAATGGCACAATTGAGAGGCACAGAACACACACTCTGAATGAGTGGGTTGTTCTCAAGCTGCTCGATGAGAGAAGAAGCTTTCTCTGGGAATTGCTCAAACTCTGATTCTATGTACTGCTTGACATTCTCTTCATTAAAACCAACTACCTCAACCAAACGATCCACAGAAGGAAGGTCATGAAGAATAGCTGAAGCAGAAGGTCGTGAGGTGAGAAGAAC is a window of Halichondria panicea chromosome 13, odHalPani1.1, whole genome shotgun sequence DNA encoding:
- the LOC135346189 gene encoding protein NLRC3-like isoform X2, yielding MDKFIFSIRQKYKERLLNCQEQWPPVRGDRLINLQLVEAEKKEGFRAGLSQHGAPDDNVKRTPILHGDLFRVEKDKKPVRKLIVEGNAGIGKTTLCTMLAEGWAEGKILKCFDCVLLLPLRENEVSSATSFSKLFKLLHASEKVRTSVIEELEEREGKGVLIIADGWDELSEDNRSKNSFLYNLLFGHILPFASVLLTSRPSASAILHDLPSVDRLVEVVGFNEENVKQYIESEFEQFPEKASSLIEQLENNPLIQSVCSVPLNCAIICNLWHTLDQELPRTLTELYTQIVLNIILRNIKKKFPNSPIGLNIFDEIPNDLQNTFWLICEFAYECLLLDQLVFSEAELSSRLPEVGDKLHCFGLLQSARSLLPVGHGLSFHFAHLTIQEFLAALHLATLPNEEKLKVVKAHADSGRFNMVWRFMFGLASKNHGRSDKVISLDDGLMNQFLKAKEHDVLALCHLAFEASDPGLSIRFCNVSVRNLFHKDLKTVAFKAPNFVLRICEMFGNYLLDSYFNSPFDCVAKFYVFRYVEKCDNMPLVIRIGDCSIDDKLLKELADILSNANGKLQVQQLHLEQTKLSDKGVADLFKRASASFTDLDYLSLYQNNFTDVMSSFIHTSCTSLTQLHLSHNPLGVSGIQSLETAVQSGALINLELLGLSNTLTEDADVNGALLTTLLQSIASHCSSVLTLFLHNNNLGLPGLCSVAENIPLRLNHINLTGTHFTTSFHSESQYTLTCEMLKITPNYLTMIDLTHSNFSGTTGTLLLAKILQAFQSLKGLDCSDCFLTSSDIIMLIHHLKSNNVICKNINALDLRDNSIDDDGVIALTECLPELFLSLKVIGAGNHCDIDLCGNPVSEELIHMCNKHLEAFEESEKTAVLKEWERSLLLPQNEMMARAFYKLWDTLLSEMIKVAEVFDLHPTDDACTENITATESRNNDPPCLTEVITVPPELTLSVLDKELKTLTKPIRFGVSLDIAQHKLEIIEQDHRNDTEGQKIALFQFIAKNYKSLGITWSIIADALHDIDYGDLSSAVRGKYCTIARLST